A genomic window from Lotus japonicus ecotype B-129 chromosome 1, LjGifu_v1.2 includes:
- the LOC130722708 gene encoding probable isoaspartyl peptidase/L-asparaginase 2: protein MGRWAIAVHGGAGVDPNLPLHRQEEAKQLLTHCLNLGISALRSNASAIDVVELVVRELETDPLFNSGRGSALTEKGTVEMEASIMDGTKRRCGAVSGLTTVKNPISLARLVMDKSPHSYLAFSGAEDFAKQQGVEVVENEYFITPDNVGMLKLAKEANTILFDYRIPNETCGAGVESPLKMNGLPLSVYAPETVGCVVVDSEGRCAAATSTGGLMNKMTGRIGDSPLIGAGTYACEVCGVSCTGEGEAIIRGTLAREVAAVIEYKVLGLQEAVDFVIKTRLDEGMAGLIAVSNKGEVACGFNCNGMFRGTATEDGFMEVAIWE from the exons atggggcGTTGGGCAATTGCCGTGCATGGTGGGGCTGGTGTGGACCCTAATCTCCCTCTCCACCGCCAAGAAGAAGCCAAACAACTCCTTACCCACTGTCTCAATCTTGGTATCTCTGCTCTCCGTTCCAATGCTTCCGCCATTGATGTCGTTGAACTTGTC GTGAGAGAATTGGAGACAGATCCCCTGTTCAACTCAGGGCGTGGATCTGCCCTGACTGAAAAGGGAACGGTGGAAATGGAGGCATCCATCATGGACGGCACCAAGCGAAGATGCGGCGCTGTTTCCGGCCTCACCACCGTCAAAAACCCCATCTCCCTCGCTCGCCTTGTCATGGACAAATCCCCTCATTCCTACCTCGCCTTCTCCGGCGCTGAAGATTTCGCCAAGCAACAA GGAGTGGAAGTTGTGGAGAATGAATACTTCATAACTCCTGATAATGTTGGTATGCTGAAACTGGCAAAAGAGGCAAACACGATTCTG TTTGATTACAGGATTCCGAACGAAACGTGCGGTGCGGGAGTTGAGAGTCCACTGAAGATGAATGGACTGCCCCTCAGCGTATACGCACCGGAGACTGTTGGGTGTGTGGTGGTTGACAGCGAGGGGAGGTGTGCCGCCGCCACGTCGACAGGGGGCCTGATGAACAAGATGACCGGTCGGATCGGTGACTCGCCGCTCATCGGCGCTGGGACGTACGCGTGTGAGGTTTGCGGCGTTTCATGCACCGGGGAAGGGGAGGCGATCATACGTGGCACGCTGGCGCGTGAGGTGGCGGCGGTGATAGAGTACAAGGTGCTCGGCCTTCAGGAGGCGGTGGACTTTGTTATCAAAACACGGCTGGATGAAGGGATGGCGGGCCTCATTGCGGTGTCGAATAAGGGTGAAGTGGCCTGTGGGTTTAACTGTAATGGCATGTTTAGGGGTACTGCTACTGAGGATGGGTTCATGGAGGTGGCAATTTGGGAATGA